AGGAGAAGGAGAAATAGGATCGGTTAATTCAACGTTTGTAATACTTACATTACCAGTATTGGTTACGGTATACGTATATGTAATTGTTTCGCCTGGATTTGCGCATCCGTCACTGTCTGTGTCATTAAAAACACCTTCTTTTAATAAAGCAATACCAGCTTGTTGACAAAAAGTTGAGTTAGTAGCATCAATATATCCACCGTAAACTTCGATTGAATTTACAGCGGCAACTAATGAGTTTACTGTTAATTGAATTTCATCAAAGGTAGTGCTAGTATTAAAAGCTACAACGTAAAAACTATCTGTACTAGTTGGAGTAATATTTACTAAACCCAGGGCTTCAAGAGCGAGTAGGTTGTTTGCTGTTTGTTGCTCTTGTTGAACGCCATCAAGATAAGTTGTGATGGTGAGTGTATTTAATAAGTCTGCTTGAAGTAAGTCGTTTGTATCTCTAATTACAAATCCAGCTTGTGTACCAGCAGGATAATCAACAAGTACATCTTGAACTGAAATAGAAGCGCTTCCTGCTACACCAGCTACAATGTTTATAAGAGCATAATCAGAATTGTCTTCAGATATAACATTTACAGCATTATCAACTTCACAAGCGATACAAGCAACACCGTCGGTTCCTGTATTTTCGTTGTTAATAATAACCGAACTACTAGGATTTGATATTACGTAAGGTTCATCACAATTAATTATTCCTGGGCAGAAAGATTGAAGTACCATTCCATAAATTCTAGTGCTGCCTAGGTTTAATGAAAGAGTTTGTGTTATAGAAAGCTGTACTTCATCAAAAGGAGCTGTGGTAATAAATCCTAATCTTACCGATTCACTTCCTGTTAATAATAATCCAGAATATACAGGAAGTAATTCAGTAGTACCTGTTTTAGATTCAACAAGTGTTCCATCTAAATAGGTTGAAATGGTTATAGCATCAAACAATTGAGTATTTAAAAGTGTAGTATTTTCAATGTCAAAACCAGCAAAAGTATTTGCGGTGTAATCGGTAATTTCATTTTTATAGGCTATAGTAGATGTACCTGCAACACCTGCTAATAAATCTATAGAAGCATAGTTTGAAGTATCAGAATCAATAGCATTATTTGTGTTGTTAACACTTCCTAGTGTTAAAAGCCCTCCAGTTCCTGTGTGTTCCTCTACAGCTCTTACAGGAAAGTTTGGTTTAGTAAGTTGGGTAGCGGTATTACAAGCTAACTCAGGTCCTTCACAAAATCTATTAGTTACAGCAGCGTAAACGTTTGTTGTCGATGCAACTCCTGCCAAACTAGCAATAGAAATTTCTACAGCATCATAATTCATTGAAGTGTAAAAACCAACATAGAATTGATCAGCACCTAAAATAGGACTGTCTAAAGCAAGTAAAGAAGTACTTGTGTTAGTTTCTTGTTGTACACCGTCAAGATAGGTTGTTATGGTAATAGCATTTAAAAGATCAGCTTGAAGAATGGAAGTATTTTCTATTAAGAAACCTGCATAACCACCCGATTCGATAAACTCACTAGCTGTATTGTCAGTTACAGTTAATGTATGTGTTACTCCAAGACCAATAAGTGTTGATACAGAAGCAAAGTTAGAAGGATCTGTGTCTATAATGTTGCTAGCATCTGAAATGCCACAACCTACTACACAGAGTCCAGAAGTGTTTTCATCTACTGTTAAATCTGTAAAATTATCATTTGTTATTGCTACAGGATTTTCTGTATTACAGGGAACAGGGTATTGTACGCCATCTGTATAAATAATATACTCTGCTGTAGATTGACATCCGTTCGCATCTGTTACTGTTACATTGTAACTTCCTTGAGTTAATCCAGAAATAGAAGAAGATGTTTGGCCTCCGGGGCTCCATAGATAAGTGTAAGGAGGTGTTCCTCCAGATACGGATAAAGAAATACTCCCGTCTGATGCTCCAATAGAAGTTTCTTTTATAGAACTTCCTGATATTTGTATAGAGTTATCTACATAGCTCCCATAAACTTCAATACTATTAATAACTGAAGCTAGGGAGCTAACTGTAAGTTGAATTTCATCGTATTCAAGTGAAGTAGAAAAGCCAACCCAATAAAAACCATTAGTTGTAGAAGGAGTTATATTTATTAAACCTAATGCTTCGAGAGCTAGTAAATTGTTTCCAGATTGTGTTTCTTGTACTGAACCATCTAAATAAGTTGTTATAGTTATAGAATTTAATAAATCTAATTGTAAAAGGTCATTTGTATCCCTAATAACAAAACCAGCAGCGCTTCCAGAAGGAAAATTACTTAGAACATTTTCAACTGAAATAGAAGCTGTACTTGCAACACCAGCAGTTACATTTATCATAGCAAAGTCAGATTCACTTTCGCTAATAACATTTGTTGCGTTATCTACTTCACAAGCTACACAAGCTACTCCGTTTACACCAGTATTTGTGTTATTAATTATTACAGGTTGAGAAGGATTGTTTAATAATGTAGCAGTATCACAGTTTAAATTCCCTTCGCTAAAAGCTTCTAATATGAGACCATAAACTCGAGTACTCCCTAAGTCTAAAGTAAGAGTTTGTTGAATGGATAATTGAGCTTCATCAAAAGGTAATGAAGTAACAAAACCTACTTGAGAACGTTCGGTTCCAGTAAATAATAAACCACTGTCTACCGATAATAATTCAGAGCTACCTGTTTTTACTTCCTGTTGAACACCATCTAAATAAGTTGTTATGGTAATTCCATCAAGTAGTTCAAGATTTAAAACAGAAGCATTTTCAATGTCAAAGCCTACATAAGTTTGTGCAAGATAATTTGTCAGCTCATCTTTTATAGAAATACTTCCAGTAGCTATAACTCCTAAAGTAAAGTCAATACTGGCGTACGTATTGTTGTTTGAATCTATTGCCGAATTAGTATTTGTAACTGTTCCAACATTTAAAACACCTCCCATTCCTGTATGCTCATCAACGATACGAGCGGGAAAATCTGGTTTGTTTATTATTGTAGGAGTGTTAGGTTCTAAATTAGGACCAACGCAAAAATTATTAGTAACAGGGTAATAAATATTGGTACTTGAAGCAATACCAGCTAAGCTAGCTATTGAAATCTCAATACTATCATAATCTAATGTAGTGTAAAAGCCTACGTAAAATTGGTCGTTATTAAGTAAAGAACTGTCTAGTGTAACTAAGGAAGTTCCAGCATTTGTTTCTTGTTCAACTCCGTTTAAATATGTTTTTACGGTAATAGCACCGAGTAAGTCTATTTGAGCAACAGAACCGTTTTCTATTAAAAAACCAGCATAACTACCAGCTTCAAAAAATTCATCAGTAGTATTGTCTGTCACTGTTATTGTATGAGTTACACCTAAACCTAGCAGTGTAGAAACAGTAGTGTAATTTGTAAGATCGGAATCTGTTAAATTGTTGAGGTTTGAAATACCGCAACCAAGTAAACAAAGCCCACTAGTATCTTCAGTAACAGTTAAATCGGTAAAACTAGATGAAGAAATGGCAACTGGAGAATCGGTGTTACAGGCAACAGTTATAGGTGGAGAATAATTAATATTATCACTTGAACTTCGTTTTTCTGAAAAAGACGAAAGAGTCAAAAACAAGAAAAGTATTGAAGTGAATTTGAATTGTATGCAAGTTTTTTGCATCATTAGATGCTTATGGGTAGTTCTTTTCATAATAATTGGTTGGTTAGACATTGTAAAGAACCTGTCAAGTCCTAATTAGTGGTTTACGGACAAAGACAGCCATTACATTAGTTTAATAATGTTGGAAAATAGCTTCTGAGTATAAGATGTTATAGCTAATTTTTTAACAAAGCAACGAGTCGTAGTTCATTTTTCGGGGGTATAGTTTGTTACGAATAATTGGTATAGTAGTAAAACTTCCAAATGAATGGTAGTCTAAAAAGCAACAGCTTAGTAGTTGAAATAGCAGTAGGTTAGATCTAGAAAATTTGGTTAAAAATAATAGTGTTTAATTATAGCTAACCTTTTTGATGAGGTAAGAGAAAAATAATCATAATGCGAGAGACTTAAATTTAAAAAACTTAAAATGTGTTCCAGTAAGCCCCAAAAAAAGGAGTTACTTAGTTTTCAACAGTCAATAACTAGTTATTGACAGTAAATAGTATTTTAACTTTAAGGGGGGTAAGAGAAAAAAATCATAATTACATTTATTACTCTTACTGTAGTGTGAATATAGTAAAAAAATACAATAAATAAAGTAAAAGGTGTTGTAGTTTTTTGTTTTAAGTGTCTTTTTATTAAGTGTTTGGTTGTTTTTTTGTGATTTATTTATAGTCGGTTGTGTGGTTAAAGGAAACAAAAATACATCACTCCTTCCTGTTAAGAATCTATTAACATTTTTTTA
The nucleotide sequence above comes from Tenacibaculum singaporense. Encoded proteins:
- a CDS encoding DUF7507 domain-containing protein; the protein is MKRTTHKHLMMQKTCIQFKFTSILFLFLTLSSFSEKRSSSDNINYSPPITVACNTDSPVAISSSSFTDLTVTEDTSGLCLLGCGISNLNNLTDSDLTNYTTVSTLLGLGVTHTITVTDNTTDEFFEAGSYAGFLIENGSVAQIDLLGAITVKTYLNGVEQETNAGTSLVTLDSSLLNNDQFYVGFYTTLDYDSIEISIASLAGIASSTNIYYPVTNNFCVGPNLEPNTPTIINKPDFPARIVDEHTGMGGVLNVGTVTNTNSAIDSNNNTYASIDFTLGVIATGSISIKDELTNYLAQTYVGFDIENASVLNLELLDGITITTYLDGVQQEVKTGSSELLSVDSGLLFTGTERSQVGFVTSLPFDEAQLSIQQTLTLDLGSTRVYGLILEAFSEGNLNCDTATLLNNPSQPVIINNTNTGVNGVACVACEVDNATNVISESESDFAMINVTAGVASTASISVENVLSNFPSGSAAGFVIRDTNDLLQLDLLNSITITTYLDGSVQETQSGNNLLALEALGLINITPSTTNGFYWVGFSTSLEYDEIQLTVSSLASVINSIEVYGSYVDNSIQISGSSIKETSIGASDGSISLSVSGGTPPYTYLWSPGGQTSSSISGLTQGSYNVTVTDANGCQSTAEYIIYTDGVQYPVPCNTENPVAITNDNFTDLTVDENTSGLCVVGCGISDASNIIDTDPSNFASVSTLIGLGVTHTLTVTDNTASEFIESGGYAGFLIENTSILQADLLNAITITTYLDGVQQETNTSTSLLALDSPILGADQFYVGFYTSMNYDAVEISIASLAGVASTTNVYAAVTNRFCEGPELACNTATQLTKPNFPVRAVEEHTGTGGLLTLGSVNNTNNAIDSDTSNYASIDLLAGVAGTSTIAYKNEITDYTANTFAGFDIENTTLLNTQLFDAITISTYLDGTLVESKTGTTELLPVYSGLLLTGSESVRLGFITTAPFDEVQLSITQTLSLNLGSTRIYGMVLQSFCPGIINCDEPYVISNPSSSVIINNENTGTDGVACIACEVDNAVNVISEDNSDYALINIVAGVAGSASISVQDVLVDYPAGTQAGFVIRDTNDLLQADLLNTLTITTYLDGVQQEQQTANNLLALEALGLVNITPTSTDSFYVVAFNTSTTFDEIQLTVNSLVAAVNSIEVYGGYIDATNSTFCQQAGIALLKEGVFNDTDSDGCANPGETITYTYTVTNTGNVSITNVELTDPISPSPLTLNSGDTDDDNELDVDETWVYSLDYIITQDDIDNSSVTGQATVTGVSTGGTNVSDLSDDNSTLEDDPTVTNLCQTEGIALIKQGTINDENGDGCSDNGETITFTLSVINTGNTTLNSIVVTDPLLTVSYSSGDTDSDNELDVDEIWIYTGSYIVTPLDITNTFVQNQATVQASTVSGGTVSDQSDDNSILEDDITTIDLCQAPDIAIVKTATFNDENSDGCSNTGETITYTMTVTNQGNTGLINVTVNDPLLGGPVTLDSGDLNTNNTLDVGEIWIYTADYAITQTNIDNGSITNQATASGESSQAVVVTDLSDNDSVLEDDPTQTTVCQSDSIALVKTAIFNDEDTDGCSDVGETITYNFTLTNTGNTTIINVVLTDPMLGGTITLASGDTDSDNQLDINETWSYTANYTITQANIDNGSVTNQATVTGTSISGNNVSDLSDDNSILENDQTQTNLCQSDGIALIKTATFNDEDTDGCSDVGETITYNFTLTNTGNTTITNVVLTDPMLGGTITLASGDTDSDNQLDINETWSYSANYTITQTNIDNGSVSNQATVTGTSISGNNVSDLSDDNSTLEDDQTQTNLCQSDGIALIKTATLNDEDNDNCSDVGETITYNFTLTNTGNTTITNVILTDPMLSGTITLASGDINSNNQLDINETWSYSASYTITQSDIDNGSVNNQATVTGTSISGNNVSDLSDDNSILEDDQTQTTLCQPNNSISLEKVSTFNDANGNGYANVGETITYSFIIYNTGDSALYNITLQDNLPGITINGSTIPQLLPGEVDSTTFTAIYVITEQDLTNESVTNQALVTAEDSSGGSVTDTSDDPNNLDDIDIDNDGDPDDPTITDLPIEEIPFEIFNAVSPDEDGANDFFRINGIENYPNNNLKVFNRWGVLVYQTDAYGINGNLFRGISEGRATVSKDQKLPTGTYFYILTRWNSNQEAMTNKGYLYLKRN